Proteins from a genomic interval of Syntrophorhabdaceae bacterium:
- a CDS encoding TldD/PmbA family protein: MFDETNVLRALMGGDSLYGDIFAEEKTYTHIQLESERIEKLERAVDKGVGIRVIRPWKTFFATTNSFEEKRLIELAAELRGFSEDTQREAVKLDRHIIRAEYPFTITMDPEAVDMEKKIAMVKGLESMVRKMEPRIRQVRVMYRDTSQDIRLFTSEGMGIEDSRKQVVATLFVVGEENGEMQTAYEAIGGFYGFEFFTEEIVETLARKTAKRLSGLLSAVEAPMGTKTVVLGSEAGGTMIHEAIGHGLEADLAMEGLSCYKEMLGKVIASDLVSVVDDKTLPHMRGTYAYDDEGVPSERTVLVEKGVLKNYLFDRFHAMRYGMRSTGNGRRESFRFRPIPRMSNTMILPGADDPANIIASVDNGVFVVKMGGGQVDTVRGDFVFEISEGYLIEKGRVGPMIKNATMMGNGLKVLQEIDMVGSDLGFGIGTCGKDGQGVPVSDAQPTLRIPEIVVGGKEQ; encoded by the coding sequence ATGTTCGATGAGACAAATGTGTTGAGGGCCTTGATGGGAGGGGACAGCCTCTACGGTGATATATTTGCCGAGGAGAAGACATATACCCATATACAACTCGAGTCCGAAAGGATAGAGAAGCTTGAAAGGGCCGTTGATAAAGGTGTCGGCATTCGTGTTATACGTCCCTGGAAGACATTCTTCGCAACGACAAATTCCTTTGAGGAAAAACGTCTTATAGAACTTGCTGCGGAATTGCGCGGGTTTTCGGAAGACACGCAAAGGGAAGCTGTAAAGCTGGACAGGCATATCATCAGGGCAGAGTATCCTTTTACGATCACCATGGATCCCGAGGCTGTCGATATGGAGAAAAAGATCGCCATGGTCAAAGGCCTGGAATCGATGGTCAGAAAGATGGAACCAAGGATCAGGCAGGTGCGGGTGATGTACCGGGACACAAGCCAGGATATCAGGCTTTTTACCAGTGAGGGTATGGGGATCGAGGACAGCCGCAAACAGGTCGTTGCGACCCTTTTTGTCGTCGGCGAAGAGAATGGTGAGATGCAGACCGCGTATGAGGCAATAGGCGGTTTTTACGGTTTTGAATTCTTCACTGAAGAGATTGTTGAAACGCTGGCAAGGAAGACAGCGAAAAGACTGAGCGGGCTCCTCTCCGCCGTGGAGGCGCCGATGGGGACGAAGACGGTCGTCCTCGGATCAGAGGCAGGCGGTACGATGATCCACGAGGCCATCGGCCACGGGCTTGAGGCAGACCTCGCCATGGAGGGACTCTCCTGCTACAAGGAGATGCTCGGAAAGGTGATTGCCTCAGACCTTGTCAGCGTTGTCGATGACAAGACCCTGCCGCACATGAGGGGGACCTATGCCTATGACGATGAAGGGGTGCCGTCCGAAAGGACCGTGCTTGTTGAAAAGGGCGTTTTGAAAAACTACCTCTTTGACCGCTTCCACGCTATGCGGTACGGGATGAGATCCACGGGGAACGGGAGGCGGGAGTCCTTCAGGTTCAGACCGATCCCACGCATGAGCAATACGATGATCCTCCCCGGTGCAGACGATCCCGCAAACATCATCGCCTCGGTAGACAATGGCGTATTTGTGGTGAAGATGGGCGGCGGCCAGGTCGACACAGTGAGGGGCGATTTCGTCTTCGAGATATCCGAGGGCTACCTCATAGAAAAGGGCAGGGTCGGACCCATGATAAAGAACGCGACGATGATGGGCAACGGCTTGAAAGTCCTCCAGGAGATCGATATGGTAGGCAGCGACCTCGGCTTCGGCATCGGCACCTGCGGCAAGGACGGACAGGGCGTGCCTGTATCCGACGCCCAGCCGACACTCCGCATACCGGAGATCGTCGTGGGAGGGAAAGAACAATAA
- a CDS encoding rRNA adenine dimethyltransferase family protein: protein GYVYAIELDRSFGRYLDPLVDQYKNLQVIFGNVLDVPLSQFSHGKGIKVVANIPYKITAPILFKLIGERSMIASAHLTVQREIGERIASKPFNRSYGALSVICQLVAETKILLYLKPGLFIPPPKVESAYVAMVFKGDGNDVDEDMRDFIKACFEHKRKYLRQALVRHYGDEGTTFLYESMGFPPSIRAEEIEPERFKTMYAFLKPRYRDSL from the coding sequence GGATATGTCTACGCAATCGAGCTGGATAGGTCGTTTGGAAGGTATCTTGACCCCCTGGTGGATCAGTACAAGAACCTTCAAGTCATATTCGGTAATGTTCTGGATGTGCCCCTCTCACAGTTCAGCCATGGGAAGGGCATCAAGGTGGTGGCAAATATCCCTTATAAGATCACGGCGCCGATCCTGTTCAAGCTGATCGGGGAGAGGTCAATGATCGCAAGCGCACACCTTACCGTGCAGCGGGAGATCGGGGAACGCATCGCGAGCAAACCCTTCAACAGGTCCTACGGTGCGTTGTCGGTCATCTGTCAGTTGGTTGCCGAAACAAAGATCCTCCTGTATCTTAAGCCCGGCCTTTTCATCCCGCCTCCGAAGGTGGAAAGCGCCTACGTTGCGATGGTCTTCAAGGGCGATGGAAATGATGTGGACGAAGATATGAGAGATTTCATCAAGGCATGTTTTGAGCATAAGAGGAAATACCTGCGGCAGGCGCTGGTAAGACACTACGGCGATGAAGGAACAACCTTTCTCTATGAATCCATGGGTTTCCCTCCGTCCATACGCGCGGAAGAGATCGAGCCGGAGAGGTTCAAAACGATGTACGCATTTTTGAAGCCCCGGTATAGGGATAGTCTATGA
- a CDS encoding SurA N-terminal domain-containing protein, producing MLKLMRKHATGYMVKAMFGLIIVVFIFWGVGSFRDRERIVAEIGPYKVDATEYQETYNRTLELYRMIYREKLDENLLKELKLKEKVMDEIVNRYMLLITADELGLTVSDREFLEHIQGIDAFKREGKFDEKLYVAVLQRSNIDPKRFEATEKNTMLIQKTANFIKDNGTFFSEADVWAGYVKEKGMVNLSYSVFDPSSFRNKVNITEKELLELYEKEKGSHRSENAYRLKYLVIDEKSPVKDDAAYMDLLKVKDIDQYGKQKGLNVVDLGMMNEGEVMKRLKDMKVDDWLRGLKKGDITLPIRESGKSYIFQLVDVQDGKPLDKGVVLARIKERITAERSKNLAKLAAEDAIARKSPGPGKETGFILRNAHNIKGIGDVPKGDVNLLTLSKDKPLYAKPVEVSGRFYVFSFKDEKFPDKKEWQKEKDSYTRYFVTKNREDFFKSFMTEMRTKGKIKISWQEI from the coding sequence ATGCTGAAATTAATGAGAAAGCATGCAACGGGCTATATGGTCAAGGCCATGTTCGGATTGATCATCGTGGTGTTCATTTTCTGGGGTGTAGGTTCATTCCGTGACAGAGAACGGATAGTGGCTGAAATAGGTCCTTATAAGGTCGATGCCACAGAATATCAGGAGACCTACAACAGGACGCTGGAACTTTACAGGATGATATACAGGGAAAAGCTTGACGAGAATCTGTTGAAGGAGCTTAAGCTGAAAGAAAAGGTGATGGACGAGATCGTTAACAGGTATATGCTGCTGATTACGGCAGACGAGCTTGGACTGACAGTCTCTGACAGGGAGTTCCTCGAACATATCCAGGGGATCGATGCCTTTAAGCGGGAAGGAAAGTTTGATGAAAAACTGTATGTTGCAGTTCTCCAGAGGAGCAACATCGATCCGAAAAGGTTCGAGGCGACCGAGAAGAATACCATGCTTATTCAAAAGACGGCGAATTTTATTAAAGACAACGGGACGTTCTTCAGCGAAGCCGATGTATGGGCAGGTTATGTAAAAGAGAAGGGGATGGTCAATCTCTCATATAGCGTCTTCGATCCGTCATCGTTCAGGAACAAGGTCAACATCACCGAAAAGGAGCTCCTTGAACTTTATGAGAAGGAAAAAGGAAGCCACAGGAGCGAGAACGCCTACCGGCTGAAATATCTTGTGATCGACGAAAAAAGTCCTGTAAAAGACGATGCGGCTTACATGGATCTTCTGAAGGTAAAGGACATTGACCAATACGGGAAACAAAAGGGATTAAACGTTGTTGACCTTGGCATGATGAATGAAGGCGAGGTCATGAAACGACTGAAAGATATGAAGGTTGACGACTGGCTCAGGGGGCTGAAAAAAGGCGATATAACGCTGCCAATAAGGGAGAGTGGAAAGTCATATATATTCCAGTTGGTCGATGTACAGGATGGGAAGCCTCTCGACAAGGGTGTTGTTTTGGCAAGGATAAAAGAGCGGATTACTGCTGAAAGATCAAAAAACCTGGCAAAGCTGGCTGCCGAAGATGCCATAGCACGAAAATCCCCTGGCCCCGGGAAAGAAACCGGTTTCATATTGCGTAACGCGCACAATATCAAAGGTATCGGTGATGTGCCGAAAGGAGACGTCAACCTGCTTACCCTCTCAAAGGACAAGCCTCTCTATGCAAAACCCGTTGAGGTATCGGGGAGATTCTATGTTTTTTCCTTTAAAGACGAAAAGTTTCCCGACAAAAAGGAATGGCAGAAGGAAAAAGATAGTTACACGCGGTATTTTGTGACAAAAAACCGGGAGGATTTTTTTAAATCATTCATGACAGAGATGCGGACGAAAGGGAAGATCAAGATAAGCTGGCAGGAGATATGA
- a CDS encoding WG repeat-containing protein, giving the protein MVISISQVRMSSVPQYDDAWEFQEGLAAVRSGKKWGFIDPSNRYVIEPGFDDVLPHREGLAPVAIDGKAGYIDRSGKFVIPPRFDDARQFREGKAAIRLNGKYGFIDKSGNIIIDPRFDGVSFFLYGLAAVRVNNKVGFIDPSGNYAIEARYDNYLRSAMDFIELNRYLYKRESNKSRIYD; this is encoded by the coding sequence ATGGTTATATCAATAAGTCAGGTACGGATGTCATCGGTCCCCCAGTATGACGACGCTTGGGAGTTCCAGGAAGGACTGGCAGCTGTCCGGAGCGGGAAAAAATGGGGATTTATCGATCCGTCCAATCGTTATGTCATCGAACCCGGGTTTGATGATGTCCTGCCACACCGGGAGGGGTTGGCGCCTGTGGCCATTGACGGCAAGGCAGGGTATATAGACAGATCCGGGAAGTTCGTTATCCCACCCCGGTTTGATGATGCGCGGCAGTTTCGTGAAGGCAAAGCGGCAATCCGATTGAACGGCAAATACGGCTTTATCGATAAGTCCGGCAACATTATCATCGATCCGCGGTTCGACGGCGTCTCGTTCTTTCTTTATGGGCTTGCTGCAGTACGTGTAAACAACAAGGTGGGGTTTATCGATCCGTCCGGCAATTACGCTATAGAAGCCCGCTATGACAATTACCTTCGTTCTGCCATGGATTTCATTGAATTAAATCGTTACCTCTACAAAAGAGAGTCAAATAAATCAAGGATATATGATTAA
- the mreC gene encoding rod shape-determining protein MreC, whose translation MKNSIAIIIAILILIISFFAFTNTPLVVRGYSTFKSGFSETIGPMLKLIAKPTDLVRYIFSSYINLVGAKRENAELKKKLDAFLLENQKIPDLERENKRLRTLLNFVEKNPRSLIAARVVGEDLKNWYKCIIIDKGSASNIKEKMPVITPRGIVGQAVEVDRWHSKVMVINDANSSVDVNAEGKNTRGLLEGTGQTVLKLKYVLKNDDIEIGDKLLTSGKDGIYPKGLPAGIVITVNRNRPGIFADIDIMPFSNFKHLEEVLVIKKQ comes from the coding sequence TTGAAAAACTCTATTGCCATAATCATCGCCATACTTATCCTGATTATATCATTCTTCGCTTTTACAAATACCCCACTCGTGGTCAGGGGGTATTCCACGTTCAAAAGCGGCTTCAGTGAAACAATCGGACCGATGTTGAAACTCATCGCCAAACCTACGGATCTGGTCCGGTACATATTCAGCTCCTATATCAATCTCGTCGGTGCAAAAAGGGAAAACGCCGAATTGAAAAAGAAGCTTGATGCGTTTCTGCTGGAAAACCAAAAGATTCCCGACCTGGAACGGGAGAACAAGCGCTTAAGAACCCTTCTCAATTTCGTGGAAAAGAATCCCAGATCTCTGATCGCTGCAAGGGTAGTAGGTGAAGACCTGAAAAACTGGTACAAATGTATTATCATCGATAAAGGGAGCGCCAGCAACATCAAAGAAAAGATGCCCGTCATTACCCCGAGGGGGATCGTCGGGCAGGCAGTGGAGGTTGACAGGTGGCACTCCAAGGTTATGGTCATCAACGATGCCAACTCTTCCGTGGACGTCAACGCTGAAGGGAAAAATACAAGAGGACTCCTGGAAGGCACGGGACAGACAGTGCTCAAATTGAAATACGTACTGAAAAATGACGATATCGAGATAGGTGACAAACTCCTCACGTCAGGAAAGGACGGGATATATCCAAAGGGATTGCCGGCAGGCATCGTTATTACCGTCAATAGAAACAGACCGGGCATCTTCGCAGATATAGATATTATGCCCTTCAGCAATTTCAAGCACCTCGAAGAGGTCCTGGTCATAAAGAAACAATGA
- a CDS encoding DUF4911 domain-containing protein: MMERTRRYIINREGIGFFKAILESYEDVGIFSVLDGDKGLIEVIYSSGFEDVVNGIVADMVNYGITLREVDNVR; the protein is encoded by the coding sequence ATGATGGAAAGGACGCGACGATATATCATCAACAGGGAAGGGATAGGGTTCTTCAAGGCCATCCTCGAGTCTTACGAAGATGTGGGAATCTTTTCTGTCCTGGACGGGGATAAGGGCCTTATAGAGGTGATCTATTCATCGGGTTTTGAAGATGTTGTTAACGGGATCGTGGCTGATATGGTGAACTACGGCATCACGTTACGGGAGGTTGATAATGTTCGATGA
- a CDS encoding nucleotidyltransferase domain-containing protein, whose translation MDIVKLFKSKARTALFQLYFTNPEGSYYLRELERMFNISVSILRKELMRLEEEGIFLSEKKGNLLYYRLNQTYPLFEELKNIVRKTIGVEGLLKDVMNDIKGVEIAFVYGSFAKGKAKAASDVDLCVIGRIDEDRLISKINAIEKSVKREINYTLFTPEEFKKRKKNKDGFILDLIDNKKIMLRGKENDLR comes from the coding sequence ATGGATATTGTAAAATTGTTTAAATCAAAGGCACGTACGGCACTCTTTCAGCTTTATTTTACGAACCCGGAAGGCTCTTATTATTTACGGGAGCTCGAACGGATGTTTAATATTTCGGTAAGCATTCTCAGAAAGGAACTTATGCGGTTGGAAGAAGAAGGAATTTTTCTTTCAGAAAAGAAGGGCAATCTCCTTTATTACCGGTTGAATCAAACATATCCGCTTTTTGAAGAATTAAAGAACATTGTGCGCAAGACTATAGGCGTGGAGGGGCTTTTGAAGGACGTCATGAATGACATCAAGGGTGTAGAAATAGCTTTTGTATATGGTTCCTTCGCGAAAGGCAAAGCAAAAGCAGCCAGCGATGTCGATCTTTGTGTTATCGGGCGTATCGATGAAGACCGGCTTATTTCGAAAATCAATGCTATTGAGAAATCTGTTAAAAGGGAGATCAATTACACCCTCTTTACCCCGGAAGAGTTCAAAAAGAGAAAGAAGAATAAAGACGGATTCATCTTAGACCTTATCGATAATAAAAAGATAATGCTGAGAGGGAAAGAGAATGACCTACGATAA
- the tsaD gene encoding tRNA (adenosine(37)-N6)-threonylcarbamoyltransferase complex transferase subunit TsaD — MLILGIDTSCDDTSVALLRDGKEILSNIVSSQVDLHAVFGGVVPEIASRKHLELIDIILKEALREGKADPRDLDAISVTAGPGLIGSVLIGLCFAKGLAFSLCKPLIGVNHIEAHAMSIFLEQDVDFPFVALVVSGGHTIILRIDEPCRYSVLGTTRDDAAGEAFDKIAKYLNIGYPGGQVIEEYSRKGRKDYVAFPRPMMDDNTCDFSFSGLKTAFINYVKNNGINEENMP; from the coding sequence ATGTTAATCCTCGGCATAGATACCTCTTGTGACGATACCTCTGTTGCGCTTCTCAGAGATGGGAAAGAGATCCTCTCCAACATTGTTTCCAGCCAGGTGGACCTCCATGCTGTTTTTGGTGGTGTGGTTCCCGAGATCGCCTCACGGAAACATTTAGAGCTTATTGATATCATATTGAAGGAGGCGCTGAGAGAGGGGAAAGCGGATCCACGCGACCTGGACGCGATCAGCGTAACGGCAGGTCCCGGCCTCATCGGTTCTGTCCTCATCGGGCTCTGTTTCGCCAAGGGGCTTGCCTTTTCACTGTGCAAACCTCTCATCGGGGTAAACCATATCGAGGCGCACGCAATGAGTATCTTTCTTGAGCAGGATGTTGATTTCCCCTTTGTTGCCCTTGTTGTATCAGGCGGGCACACCATTATCCTGCGCATCGACGAACCCTGCAGGTACAGCGTCCTCGGTACGACGAGGGATGACGCGGCAGGAGAGGCATTTGACAAGATCGCAAAATACCTCAATATCGGGTATCCGGGCGGGCAGGTCATTGAAGAGTATTCTCGGAAAGGCAGGAAGGACTACGTGGCATTTCCGAGGCCCATGATGGATGACAATACCTGTGATTTCAGCTTCAGCGGCCTGAAGACGGCCTTTATCAACTACGTGAAGAATAACGGGATCAACGAAGAGAACATGCCGGA
- a CDS encoding rod shape-determining protein, with the protein MLESIFGFISKDLAIDLGTANTLVYVKGRGIVSNEPSVVAVHKDSRGAKKVIAVGEEAKKMLGKTPGNIVAIRPLKDGVIADFEITEAMLKYFIQKIHNKKSYARPRIVISIPSGITPVEKRAVKESAESAGAREVYLIEEPMAAAIGVGLPITEPSGNMIVDIGGGTTEVAVISLAGIVYCNSVRVAGDKIDEAIIQYVKRKYNLLIGERTAEMIKINIGSAYPNPNEEELSMEIKGRDLVGGIPKTLEISSKEMREAITEPVNAIVEAVRIALERTPPELASDIVDKGIVISGGGALLRNLDLLIKEITRLPVIIAENPLTAVVEGAGKALDEVSLLKEIATYF; encoded by the coding sequence ATGCTTGAGTCAATATTCGGCTTTATTTCAAAAGATTTGGCAATAGATCTCGGTACTGCAAATACGCTGGTATACGTGAAAGGTCGGGGAATAGTATCCAACGAACCGTCCGTTGTCGCGGTTCATAAAGATTCAAGGGGCGCAAAAAAGGTCATCGCTGTCGGGGAAGAGGCAAAAAAGATGCTCGGTAAAACACCGGGCAACATCGTTGCGATACGACCGCTTAAGGACGGCGTCATCGCGGACTTCGAAATTACCGAGGCAATGCTTAAATACTTCATCCAGAAGATCCACAACAAGAAGTCATACGCCAGGCCAAGGATAGTCATATCAATACCTTCGGGTATTACACCCGTTGAAAAGAGGGCCGTTAAGGAATCGGCAGAGTCTGCCGGCGCCAGGGAGGTCTATCTCATTGAAGAGCCAATGGCTGCGGCAATTGGCGTCGGCCTTCCCATAACAGAACCGAGCGGCAATATGATCGTTGACATCGGCGGCGGCACAACGGAGGTCGCTGTCATCAGTCTCGCCGGCATTGTCTATTGTAATTCAGTAAGGGTTGCCGGCGACAAGATCGACGAGGCAATCATCCAGTACGTAAAGAGGAAGTACAACCTCCTCATCGGAGAGAGGACGGCAGAGATGATCAAGATCAATATAGGCTCTGCATACCCGAACCCGAACGAAGAGGAACTGAGCATGGAGATCAAGGGCCGCGATCTTGTCGGCGGCATACCAAAAACACTGGAGATATCATCAAAAGAGATGCGGGAGGCGATCACGGAACCTGTGAATGCCATCGTTGAAGCCGTGAGGATCGCCCTTGAAAGAACGCCTCCTGAACTTGCTTCAGATATCGTCGATAAGGGTATTGTCATAAGCGGCGGAGGGGCACTCCTTCGAAATCTTGACCTCCTTATTAAAGAGATAACCCGCCTGCCTGTCATCATCGCCGAAAACCCTCTCACCGCTGTGGTTGAAGGAGCGGGCAAGGCCCTTGACGAAGTAAGCCTGTTGAAGGAGATTGCAACATACTTTTGA
- a CDS encoding LL-diaminopimelate aminotransferase, whose translation MVKPASRIEKIPPYLFARIDKKKEEARQKGINIIDLGIGDPDIPTPVNIIQKMQEATEDSRNHRYPSYEGMLSFRKTVADWYLKRFGVGLNPASEVVTLIGSKEGIAHMPLAYVESGDVVLVPSPGYPVYRISTLLCGGTPYIMPLREENGYLPRLEDIPEEVLRKAKILFINYPNNPTGACADDLFYKKALDVAKEYDILLCHDAAYSEIAYDGYMPKSVLQFDTEKKYSVEFHSLSKTYCMTGWRIGFAVGNADAIYNLGKLKTNIDSGVFQAIQYAGIEAITGDQSSLEDLKKRFQQRRDLVVDGLLSMGIKVARPRATFYIWAKVPKGYTSESFCEKLIEKTGVVVTPGNGFGDEGEGYFRISTTNNEKNIREAIRRLKTLKL comes from the coding sequence ATGGTAAAACCGGCATCAAGAATAGAAAAGATACCCCCTTACCTATTCGCGAGGATCGATAAGAAAAAGGAAGAGGCGAGGCAGAAAGGAATCAACATCATAGACCTCGGCATCGGTGATCCCGATATCCCAACGCCGGTAAACATCATTCAAAAGATGCAAGAGGCCACTGAAGATTCGAGAAACCACAGGTATCCGAGTTACGAAGGCATGCTGTCATTCAGAAAAACGGTCGCGGACTGGTATCTGAAGAGGTTCGGCGTAGGGCTCAACCCTGCCAGTGAAGTGGTCACCCTCATCGGCTCAAAGGAAGGCATTGCCCATATGCCCTTAGCATACGTGGAAAGCGGCGACGTGGTGCTTGTCCCTTCCCCCGGGTATCCGGTATACAGGATCTCGACCCTTCTTTGCGGCGGCACCCCGTATATAATGCCCCTCAGGGAAGAAAACGGCTACCTGCCACGGCTTGAAGACATACCGGAAGAGGTCCTGCGGAAGGCAAAGATACTCTTTATCAACTATCCGAATAACCCCACCGGCGCCTGTGCCGACGATCTGTTCTATAAAAAGGCCCTCGACGTGGCGAAAGAGTACGACATCCTCCTCTGTCATGATGCGGCATACAGCGAAATAGCCTATGACGGATATATGCCCAAAAGCGTCCTCCAGTTCGACACAGAGAAAAAATACTCCGTAGAGTTCCACTCGCTCTCCAAGACATACTGTATGACCGGCTGGAGGATCGGGTTCGCCGTGGGGAATGCCGACGCGATATACAACCTCGGCAAACTGAAGACCAACATAGACTCGGGCGTGTTCCAGGCGATCCAGTATGCCGGGATAGAGGCCATAACAGGGGATCAAAGCTCCCTGGAGGATCTCAAAAAAAGGTTCCAGCAGAGAAGGGACTTAGTCGTCGACGGTCTTCTTTCCATGGGGATAAAGGTCGCGAGACCCCGCGCCACCTTCTACATCTGGGCAAAAGTACCGAAAGGGTACACATCAGAGAGCTTCTGTGAAAAACTCATCGAAAAGACGGGGGTCGTCGTCACCCCCGGCAACGGGTTCGGAGACGAAGGCGAAGGGTACTTCAGGATATCGACAACAAACAACGAAAAGAATATCCGCGAGGCGATCCGCCGCTTAAAGACGCTGAAGCTGTAA
- a CDS encoding 2-hydroxyacyl-CoA dehydratase, producing the protein MSRIIGFTTTIPVEVIFAGGYTPCDLNNIFITDPNPMRYIERAERDGFPKGMCNWVKGIYGVVMEKKIGAVITVMEGDCSNTQALAEILRYKGIKTIPFSYPYDRDKEVLAREIEKLMAELAVAEEALAPVEKEIEGVRSSLALIDRMTWQERRVTGAENHLWLVRASDMLGDYREYRRMAEEFLTEVQTRQGIEGINIGYIGVPPILLDIYEFIGSVGGHVVYNETQRQFALPFAADNIVERYLAYTYPYGVFARLADIGEEIRKRDIKGIIHYVQAFCFRAIEDVILRETVGVPILTIEGDLPRTLDTRTKLRIEAF; encoded by the coding sequence ATGAGCAGGATTATCGGTTTTACAACGACAATACCGGTTGAGGTTATCTTCGCGGGAGGGTATACCCCATGCGACCTCAATAATATCTTCATTACCGATCCCAATCCGATGCGTTATATCGAGAGGGCGGAACGGGACGGATTCCCGAAGGGCATGTGCAATTGGGTGAAAGGGATCTACGGTGTTGTTATGGAAAAAAAGATCGGTGCCGTCATAACCGTTATGGAAGGTGACTGCAGCAATACACAGGCACTGGCAGAGATACTGCGGTACAAGGGGATAAAGACGATCCCTTTTTCATATCCATACGACAGGGACAAGGAGGTCCTCGCGCGGGAGATCGAAAAGCTCATGGCGGAACTGGCCGTAGCGGAGGAGGCCCTTGCCCCCGTCGAAAAGGAGATAGAGGGTGTGCGATCGAGCCTTGCCCTGATCGACAGGATGACCTGGCAGGAAAGACGGGTAACGGGCGCCGAGAATCACCTGTGGCTCGTAAGGGCCTCCGATATGCTCGGCGATTACAGGGAATATCGCCGCATGGCAGAGGAGTTTTTGACAGAGGTACAGACACGGCAGGGTATTGAAGGGATCAACATCGGGTACATCGGGGTTCCGCCGATCCTCCTTGATATCTATGAATTCATCGGGAGCGTCGGAGGCCATGTTGTGTACAACGAGACGCAACGGCAGTTCGCGCTCCCTTTTGCCGCTGATAATATTGTGGAACGTTACCTTGCGTATACATACCCTTACGGCGTCTTCGCGAGGCTGGCAGACATCGGGGAAGAGATCAGGAAGAGGGACATCAAGGGCATAATCCATTACGTGCAGGCGTTCTGCTTTCGGGCCATAGAGGATGTGATACTCAGGGAGACCGTCGGAGTGCCGATCCTGACGATCGAGGGTGATCTGCCGAGGACACTCGATACGAGGACGAAGCTCAGGATCGAGGCATTC